One segment of Synechococcus sp. MU1617 DNA contains the following:
- the ndhI gene encoding NAD(P)H-quinone oxidoreductase subunit I yields the protein MFGFLKQVGDYTRDAVDAARNLAQGFSVTFDHMQRRPVTVQYPYEKLIPSERYRGRIHYEFDKCIACEVCVRVCPINLPVVDWVMNKATKKKELRNYSIDFGVCIFCGNCVEYCPTNCLSMTEEYELAAFDRHSLNYDNVALGRLPTSVTTDPSVVPLRELAYLPAGEMDPHGVAADRPRAGQLPSQVLETLTPPAKPAAKNEGQSSSEAKEDDA from the coding sequence ATGTTCGGCTTCCTCAAACAGGTCGGTGATTACACCCGGGATGCAGTCGATGCAGCCCGGAATCTGGCCCAAGGCTTTTCGGTCACGTTTGACCACATGCAGCGCCGTCCGGTCACGGTGCAGTACCCCTACGAGAAGCTCATTCCCTCCGAGCGTTATCGGGGCCGGATTCACTACGAATTCGACAAGTGCATCGCCTGTGAGGTGTGCGTCAGGGTGTGCCCGATCAACCTTCCGGTGGTCGACTGGGTGATGAACAAAGCCACGAAGAAGAAGGAGCTGCGCAACTACTCCATCGACTTCGGCGTTTGCATTTTCTGCGGCAACTGTGTCGAGTACTGCCCCACCAACTGCCTCTCGATGACGGAGGAGTACGAGCTGGCCGCTTTTGATCGCCACAGCCTCAACTACGACAACGTTGCCCTCGGACGCCTTCCCACCAGCGTCACCACCGATCCCTCGGTCGTTCCCCTGCGTGAACTCGCCTATCTGCCGGCGGGCGAGATGGATCCCCACGGTGTTGCTGCCGATCGCCCCCGGGCTGGCCAGCTGCCCTCACAGGTGTTGGAGACCCTCACCCCTCCCGCCAAGCCGGCTGCCAAGAATGAGGGACAATCCTCCAGTGAGGCCAAGGAGGACGACGCATGA
- the nuoH gene encoding NADH-quinone oxidoreductase subunit NuoH: MSPGLDLELSFSQALQGFGFSPEVARLLWLPLPMLLVLVAAVVGVLVSVWLERKISAAVQQRIGPEYAGALGVLQPLADGLKLLVKEDIIPARADSLLFTLGPVLVVVPVIISWLIIPFGQNLLISNVGVGIFLWIAFSSIQPIGLLMSGYASNNKYSLLGGLRAAAQSISYEIPLALAVLAIVMMSNSLSTVDIVGQQTGAGILSWNIWRQPVGFLIFWICALAECERLPFDLPEAEEELVAGYQTEYAGMKFALFYLAGYINLVLSAVLVSVLYLGGWGFPIPVEWLAGWLNQPIDAPVVQVITGTVGIVMTVLKAYLLVFVAILLRWTTPRVRIDQLLDLGWKFLLPLSLVNLLVTAALKLAFPVAFGG, encoded by the coding sequence GTGAGTCCGGGATTGGACCTGGAATTGAGCTTTAGCCAGGCCCTGCAAGGGTTTGGCTTCTCCCCGGAGGTCGCGAGGCTGCTTTGGTTGCCGCTGCCGATGCTGCTTGTCCTGGTGGCTGCAGTGGTGGGTGTGCTGGTTTCGGTCTGGCTGGAACGCAAGATTTCCGCCGCCGTTCAGCAGCGGATCGGTCCGGAATATGCCGGTGCACTTGGTGTACTTCAGCCCTTGGCCGACGGCCTCAAGCTGCTGGTCAAGGAAGACATCATTCCGGCGCGCGCCGACAGCCTGCTGTTCACCCTCGGCCCGGTGCTGGTGGTGGTGCCGGTGATCATTTCCTGGCTGATCATTCCCTTTGGCCAGAACCTGCTGATCAGCAACGTGGGCGTTGGGATCTTTCTTTGGATTGCCTTCAGCAGCATTCAGCCGATCGGCTTGTTGATGAGCGGCTATGCCTCGAACAACAAGTATTCGCTGCTCGGGGGACTGCGGGCCGCTGCTCAATCGATCAGCTACGAAATTCCCCTAGCTCTTGCGGTTCTGGCCATCGTGATGATGAGCAACTCGCTGAGCACGGTCGACATCGTGGGTCAGCAGACCGGTGCCGGCATTTTGAGCTGGAACATCTGGCGTCAGCCGGTGGGCTTCCTGATTTTCTGGATCTGTGCCCTGGCCGAGTGTGAGCGGCTGCCCTTCGACCTTCCCGAAGCTGAGGAAGAACTGGTCGCTGGCTACCAGACCGAATACGCGGGCATGAAGTTCGCCCTCTTCTACCTGGCGGGTTACATCAACCTGGTGCTCTCGGCTGTCCTGGTCAGCGTTCTGTATCTCGGTGGCTGGGGCTTCCCGATCCCTGTGGAGTGGCTGGCCGGCTGGTTGAACCAGCCCATCGATGCACCAGTGGTGCAGGTGATCACGGGCACCGTTGGCATCGTGATGACGGTGCTCAAGGCTTATCTGCTGGTGTTCGTGGCGATCCTGCTGCGCTGGACCACCCCCCGCGTCCGCATTGACCAGCTGCTCGACCTGGGCTGGAAGTTCCTGCTGCCCCTTTCCCTGGTGAATCTTCTGGTGACAGCAGCCCTCAAGCTCGCTTTCCCCGTTGCATTCGGCGGCTAG
- a CDS encoding NADH-quinone oxidoreductase subunit J, with protein MTIATTTELICFLVLSAVVVIGALGVVLLSNIVYSAFLLGGVFTAVAGLYLLLNASFVAMAQILVYVGAINVLILFAIMLVNKREDLKAIANLTTRRAVSAGVCAGLLALLVRVVVTTPWSLPGPPAVGEEATARIGEHLFTDYLLPFEVASVLLLMAMIGAIVLARRDVLATDVVTGEVADQGLIEKARTPLLMNRAD; from the coding sequence ATGACCATCGCGACAACCACCGAGCTGATCTGTTTTCTGGTGCTGTCCGCCGTTGTGGTGATCGGCGCTTTGGGTGTGGTGCTGCTCAGCAACATCGTCTATTCCGCCTTCCTGCTGGGCGGGGTGTTCACAGCCGTTGCAGGGCTCTACCTGCTGCTGAATGCCAGTTTCGTGGCCATGGCACAGATCCTCGTGTACGTGGGCGCGATCAATGTGTTGATCCTGTTCGCGATCATGCTCGTGAACAAGCGGGAAGACCTCAAGGCCATCGCCAATCTCACCACGCGCCGTGCGGTGTCCGCTGGCGTCTGCGCCGGTCTGCTGGCGTTGCTGGTTCGTGTTGTGGTCACCACCCCCTGGTCGTTGCCCGGTCCTCCCGCTGTGGGTGAAGAAGCCACGGCTCGCATCGGTGAACACCTGTTCACCGATTACCTGTTGCCGTTTGAGGTGGCGTCGGTACTGCTGTTGATGGCCATGATCGGCGCCATCGTGCTGGCCCGTCGTGATGTGTTGGCCACCGATGTGGTGACCGGTGAGGTGGCCGATCAAGGCCTGATTGAGAAGGCCCGTACTCCCCTGCTGATGAATCGAGCGGACTGA